The following proteins are encoded in a genomic region of Corticium candelabrum chromosome 19, ooCorCand1.1, whole genome shotgun sequence:
- the LOC134195000 gene encoding protein eyes shut homolog — translation MGAIVVSGGGTVVENAVRGQEVGVVFSSNEETWQSVAYRIVSVDGNSNSNEFYVQSDGNVTYLYSNMTINYDRQSSFSVEIEAIDNGNPPVSSIETITVTVLATDPCALGTADCAVNANCTRLSSTTSRCSCMDGYAVVGTICRDIDECSVVAPVVLHSISLCNGKGTCVDGIGEYTCTCYPGYTGRDCGIDINECESNPCLNGQCVDLVNEYACQCREGFTGANCEENADDCVASRCGDGTCVDGANDYSCECPEGVTGDRCSFTSDLCKKQLCEHGVCVPKSSNADQITMADFDSQGNELPSVVLEPVSSAHASYKSSASTSSLLCVPDDYIVEINFPAVVNAGSKSFLNEWERHLQEDLVVTISVRTRDGIGSFPVPVSYVYVTGARLQSDRSTTVYFVVVVNDEVVQPFDVLSGLNKDCLNVTLLSHSDEICEAVIRALNYSTTIRPPEAERAVLPSSRANIVGSQIFWPVIGSFAAVVIIVVLALLVRRSWARSRRPVCSLQDGGNDGGVRNGVTNEYTTRVEITNPIYRHDKLERGAGDMEKRMD, via the coding sequence ATGGGCGCGATCGTTGTTTCGGGCGGTGGCACGGTCGTCGAGAACGCGGTTCGTGGACAAGAAGTCGGCGTAGTGTTTTCGAGCAATGAGGAAACTTGGCAGTCGGTGGCCTATCGTATAGTAAGCGTCGACGGAAACTCAAACTCTAATGAATTCTACGTTCAAAGTGACGGCAATGTAACATATCTCTATAGCAACATGACGATAAATTACGATCGACAGTCGTCGTTTTCGGTTGAAATCGAAGCGATCGACAACGGAAACCCGCCGGTTTCATCGATCGAGACGATAACGGTTACCGTTCTGGCTACCGATCCGTGCGCTCTGGGTACGGCCGACTGTGCCGTCAATGCCAACTGTACACGACTGTCCTCTACTACAAGTCGATGCTCGTGTATGGACGGATACGCCGTCGTCGGGACGATTTGTCGCGACATCGACGAGTGTTCTGTCGTTGCGCCAGTTGTTTTGCACTCGATTTCGTTGTGTAATGGCAAGGGAACGTGCGTCGACGGCATAGGCGAATACACTTGTACTTGTTATCCGGGCTACACGGGTCGAGACTGTGGTATAGATATCAACGAATGCGAGTCGAATCCTTGTCTTAACGGTCAATGTGTGGATTTGGTAAACGAGTACGCGTGTCAGTGTCGGGAAGGTTTTACGGGCGCAAACTGCGAAGAAAACGCCGACGACTGCGTCGCGTCGCGTTGCGGCGACGGCACTTGCGTCGACGGAGCGAACGACTACAGTTGTGAATGCCCGGAAGGAGTGACGGGAGATCGTTGCTCGTTTACGTCCGATCTCTGTAAGAAACAGTTGTGCGAACACGGTGTTTGTGTTCCTAAATCGTCTAATGCCGATCAGATCACAATGGCAGATTTCGACAGCCAAGGAAACGagttgccgtctgttgtgctgGAGCCGGTTTCCAGTGCGCATGCGTCATACAAAAGCAGCGCGTCGACTAGTTCTCTTCTCTGTGTGCCCGACGATTACATTGTGGAGATCAACTTTCCAGCTGTTGTCAACGCTGGAAGCAAATCGTTCTTGAACGAATGGGAGAGGCACTTGCAAGAAGATCTCGTCGTCACGATATCTGTTCGCACGAGAGACGGGATCGGGTCATTTCCGGTACCCGTTTCGTATGTCTACGTCACAGGCGCTCGTTTGCAGTCCGATAGAAGTACAACGGTCTATTTCGTGGTGGTGGTGAACGACGAAGTGGTGCAGCCATTTGATGTGCTCAGCGGTCTAAACAAGGACTGTCTAAACGTCACGCTGCTATCGCATTCAGACGAGATTTGCGAGGCTGTCATTCGTGCTTTGAATTATTCGACCACCATCCGCCCGCCTGAAGCAGAGAGGGCTGTATTGCCAAGTTCGAGAGCTAACATTGTCGGTTCTCAAATCTTTTGGCCGGTTATTGGCAGCTTTGCCGCCGTTGTCATTATTGTAGTTTTGGCTTTACTTGTGCGAAGATCTTGGGCACGAAGCAGGCGGCCAGTTTGTAGCCTTCAAGACGGTGGTAATGACGGTGGAGTTCGGAATGGAGTGACCAATGAATATACTACAAGAGTTGAGATTACTAATCCTATTTACAGACATGACAAACTTGAGAGAGGTGCTGGAGACATGGAAAAACGGATGGATTGA
- the LOC134194598 gene encoding protocadherin alpha-C2-like has translation MHGGVVPENGSPQVVATFTTQDPDNEFYNRQSFVYALTNEPQDFPFVITDNDLKTTVSLDYEQKQSWQVFVRSTDSGGLSIDEVFQVDVTDVNERPSSISLVGATSVPENSPATTYIGQIVTTDVDFNQTYTYSLQAAIASSNGQQGKTQWIDAFVLDSKTGRLSVGTDGLDYEAARQLTLRIVTTDSGDPAYSYNGSVVVTIVDVNESPSDISLNGSEISENSAVNTVVGTLTVTDPDNEFITRQSFHCLMLNKATKPFMVTNNLTLVATDFVDFEQQQFYIVEVRCIDNGIPSLYIEKQLNIRVRDVNEPPANVSLSSQTIKENQEAGSLVGIASSQDPDNVGRWAQNVTYAIVDRDVPFELNGTDVVSTRKLNFESKSIYVFRLAAIDSGVPRKTTTVEIAVGIVDINDRPLLVEWHSKGVFENSTSGTHVGWLHTIDEDRDQSHNYSVIAQSDNQGLFAIDGNALVVASGALLDFEEQSEHVLVIESTDNGTSPLSVQNSIIVHVVNVNERPTNIVSYKTIEINENSPPGTWITNLSVIDEDINQPHTCTLLNATQYVTLIGSDRSTLVVSQSAQIDFETFANIWVNVECRDSGVPALGVRRAFHIAVIDVNEAPTKIILNGSRYLREDLSVGDSIAELSVVDDDAGQSHTYAVVGRMAATFTVDNARRQLIRANLRRNRCQRRRFSTIVFSSDVHVYCR, from the exons ATGCACGGCGGTGTCGTCCCCGAAAACGGATCTCCACAAGTCGTAGCCACATTCACAACACAAGATCCGGACAACGAATTTTACAACCGACAG AGCTTTGTGTATGCCCTCACCAACGAACCGCAAGATTTTCCGTTTGTCATCACCGACAACGACTTGAAGACGACGGTTAGTCTCGACTACGAACAGAAGCAATCGTGGCAGGTGTTTGTCCGGTCTACCGACAGCGGCGGTTTGTCGATCGATGAAGTTTTTCAG GTGGACGTAACAGACGTCAATGAGAGACCATCGAGCATCTCGCTTGTTGGCGCAACGTCCGTTCCCGAGAATAGTCCCGCAACGACGTATATAGGCCAGATCGTAACGACAGACGTAGATTTCAAtcaaacatacacgtacagcCTACAAGCTGCAATTGCAAG TTCAAATGGGCAGCAAGGAAAAACTCAGTGGATAGATGCATTTGTACTTGATTCGAAAACAGGGCGGCTGTCTGTTGGGACTGATGGTCTGGACTATGAAGCAGCGCGTCAGCTCACGCTGCGAATTGTGACGACCGATTCCGGCGATCCAGCCTATTCTTACAACGGTAGTGTGGTTGTAACGATCGTAGACGTTAACGAATCTCCATCAGACATTTCACTCAACGGCAGCGAG ATAAGTGAGAACAGTGCGGTTAACACCGTTGTTGGCACACTTACTGTCACAGATCCGGACAACGAATTCATTACTCGACAGTCGTTTCACTGTCTGATGCTGAATAAAGCTACAAAACCGTTTATG GTGACCAACAATCTAACGCTTGTCGCTACCGATTTCGTCGATTTCGAGCAACAGCAGTTTTATATTGTAGAG gTACGCTGCATTGATAATGGCATCCCGTCACTGTACATAGAAAAACAGCTCAATATCCGAGTGCGAGACGTTAATGAACCTCCGGCCAACGTCAGTCTTTCTTCTCAAACAATCAAAGAGAATCAAGAAGCAGGATCGCTTGTTGGCATCGCATCCTCTCAAGATCCCGACAACGTAGGACGCTGGGCACAGAACGTTACGTACGCTATTGTTGACCGCGACGTGCCGTTTGAGCTAAACGGTACCGACGTCGTATCTACAAGAAAGCTCAATTTCGAGAGTAAGTCGATATACGTTTTTCGTCTTGCTGCTATTGACAGTGGAGTGCCCCGCAAGACAACAACGGTGGAGATTGCCGTTGgtattgttgatatcaatgatcgACCCCTGCTTGTTGAATGGCATAGTAAGGGCGTCTTTGAAAATTCTACGAGTGGCACGCACGTCGGCTGGCTACACACCATTGATGAAGATCGCGATCAGTCGCACAACTACAGCGTTATCGCACAGAGCGACAACCAag GTCTGTTTGCAATCGATGGAAATGCTCTTGTTGTGGCTAGTGGCGCGCTACTGGATTTCGAAGAACAGTCGGAACACGTACTTGTAATAGAGTCGACGGATAACGGCACGTCTCCTCTCAGTGTTCAG AATTCTATCATCGTTCACGTCGTCAACGTCAACGAGAGGCCAACGAACATCGTGTCTTACAAAACAATTGAAATCAATGAAAACAGTCCTCCGGGTACCTGGATTACCAATCTATCAGTCATCGACGAGGATATCAACCAACCTCATACCTGTACACTCCTCAATGCCACACAGTATGTTACATTGATTGGAAGCGATCGCTCAACACTAGTCGTGTCTCAATCGGCACAAATCGATTTCGAGACATTTGCCAATATTTGGGTCAACGTCGAGTGTCGAGATTCTGGCGTTCCCGCGCTTGGTGTCCGTCGCGCGTTTCACATTGCGGTGATCGACGTGAACGAAGCGCCAACTAAAATAATTCTCAACGGATCGAGATATCTGAGAGAAGACCTTTCCGTAGGAGATTCGATCGCCGAACTATCGGTCGTCGACGACGACGCAGGTCAGAGCCACACCTACGCCGTCGTCGGTCGAATGGCGGCCACTTTCACAGTCGACAACGCCCGACGCCAGCTGATC AGAGCAAATCTTCGTCGAAATCGTTGTCAGCGACGACGGTTTTCCACAATTGTCTTTTCATCAGACGTTCACGTTTATTGTCGTTGA